A region of the Leeuwenhoekiella sp. MAR_2009_132 genome:
TTAAACACAAATTCTATTAAATGGTATGGGCAGGCTTCTGGAGGTGTTGCTCTAGATCTTAATACTCCGTTAGTAAATGGTGTAACGTATTATGCGGCACTTACGGTAGGATCATTTGAAAGCTCAGTCCGTTTAGGAGTAACCGTAAGTTTAACAGAACCTGTTGAGGCTAGTTTAGATGCTTCAGTTGATACCGGATGTTTAGGAGCTGAAGTCGTTTATACAACAGAACCCGGTATGATAGATTATTTCTGGTCTGTTAGCACTGGTGGACGTATTGTTTCCGGAGGTACCGATACAGATAACTCCGTTACGGTTATTTGGGATGTTGCTGGTACCCAAAACGTGAGTGTAAATTATTTAGCTAACGATGCTTGTCTTACTGAAACTTCTGCCGAGATAGAACTAGAAGTTTCAGCTTGCTCAGATATGTCTATTTCTAAAACAGTAAACAATTTAAACCCTGCCATAGGTGAAGATATTATCTACACGATTGAAGTAACTAATACAGGTGAAGTAGCCTTACGCGATGTGATCGTAGATGAAAGTCTTCCATCTGGTCTTGAATTTTTAAGCTTTACGGCTTCGGTAGGTGATTATAACAATACGACAGGTACCTGGAGTATCCCCGTGTTAGATGCAAATGCTACAGCGACACTTTCGGTAACGGTAACGGTTTTAGATACCGGAAACTATTTAAATATTGCACGCATTGTTACCTCAAATCCTGTTGATGCTAATCCCGATAATAATTCGGCAGAACTTGAGATAGATCCAGATTGTCTAATGGTGTTCAATGAATTTTCGCCAAATGGTGACGGTATGAATGATGTTTTCACAGTTAGATGTATCGAAAATTATCCTAACAACACGGTGCAGGTATATAATAGAAACGGGCAGCTCGTATTTGATGCCAGTGGTTATTCAAATACGTGGAATGGTGATTCTAATGTGTCGAGTTCTATTCAAAAATCAAGCGGTTTACCAGCGGGAACCTATTATTATGTTCTAGAGATCAACGATGGTTCGAGATCGCTTACCGGATGGGTTTATATAGCCCGATAAATTAAAAATTCTCTCATTAAAAACTTTAATTATGACAACAGTAGTAACCCACGTAATCAGATTTTTGATACTCGTTTTATGTTGTGCAGGTCTTTACGCTCAGCAAGAGCCTAATTATTCTCAGTATATGTACAACACAATGGCGATTAATCCTGCCTATGTAGGATCATCAGATAATTTTAATATTACGGCAAATTATAAAGCTCAGTTTACAGGCATTAATGGAGCTCCGGAAACAGTAAGTTTAGGATTAGAATCACCGGTGACATACAATCTGGGTCTGGGGTTAAATATTACCCGCGATGCTTTAGGACCTTCTGAAGAATTGAATGTAGATGGTAACTTCTCATACTCTCTACAGTTGTCTTCACAGACTTATTTGTCATTTGGTTTAAAAGCTGGTTTTAGAGTGCTTAATGTAGATTTTAGGAAAGGTGTTTTTGATAATCCAAATGACCCGTTATTTATGAATAATATAGATAATCAGTTTTTGGGAGTACTAGGCGCAGGGGCATATTTATTTGGCGATAAATGGTATATAGGATTATCAACGCCTAATTTCTTTTCGCAGGAATATTACAATGATGAAAGCACCATGGTGAATACCGAAAAACTAAACCTTTATCTTATAGGAGGGTACATTTTTGACGTAAGCAGTAACGTAAAATTTAAACCAGCAGTACTTTTTGATTATGTAGAAGGAGCACCTATGCGAGCCAGTCTATCTGCAAACTTTCTATTTCTTGAGAAATTTACAGCGGGGGTATCTTATAATATTGATGCCGCGGTAGGTGCATTAGCCGGTTTTCAAGTATCTGATAATATTTTTATAGGCTACGCCTATGATTACAACACATCAGACTTTAACCGGTATAATGATGGAAGTCACGAAGTGTTAATTAAGTTTTCTCTAGCCCGCAAACGTGGAGCTACATTCTCACCTAGATTCTTCTAATACTTAAAACTATGAAACGTATATATATAGTGTTATTCTGTCTTATAGGTTTTAATCTATTTGCGCAGAGTCAACTGGAAAAGGCTAATAGCTTGCATGATCGATTTATTTATGTAGAGGCGGCAAAAGAATATGAACTGTATTTGCAAACAGCAAAAAAGGTAGATCCTATTGTTTATATGAATATGGGTGATACTTACTATAATCTAAAAGATTTTAATAAGGCTAAAGAGGTGTATGAGAAATGGTACACCATTGTAGGACCTAATAAAAATAACCTTCAGGGATATCAATACTACGATACGCTTCGATTCTTAAAAGAATATGATAAGGCAAATAAAGTGGTAGAAACCTATTTTAGAGAGCGGGGTCTAAATGATAAGCTTAATGCTCATTTTGAAGAGCGTTCCAGATTTAATGAATTGCTGAAGGGAGATACCCTGTATGATGTAAAAAATCTGGATCTCAATTCACAATATGCAGATTTTGGAGGAGCTTTTGACGGGAATACATTCGTTTTTTCATCTTCCAGAAATAAAGACATTAATAAGATATCTGATCGGGATAATACTCCGTATTTAGCACTATATAAAGCTGAATTAGATGCCGGTCAAAACTTTATCAATGTAGATCTTTATAATGAAAAATTAGAGACACCTTTTCATGACGCTACTGTAAGCTTCTCTCCTAATAGTAAATATTTATACTATGCATCAAGTTTTCAAGATGGAAAGCGTAAAGTTTTTAAAGGAGATAAACGTAATTATTTTAAGATCTATAGAGTTGATGTAACTTCAAAACGCTTTAAAAAAGAGTTACTGCCATTTAATGGTGATGAGTATTCTACAGGTCATCCCTTTGTGACAGAAGATGGTAAAAAATTGTACTTCGCTTCAGATATGCCGGGAGGTTACGGTAATGCAGATATATATGTTTGCGACATTTATGAAGACGGTACATATTCAAAACCAATGAATTTAGGCCCGCTCATTAATAGTTTGGTAGATGATGTATTTCCGTACGTAAAAGGCAACACGCTATATTTTTCATCAGAGGGTCACGTAGGCTATGGTGGACTTGATATTTATAAATCGGTTTTTAAAGATGGGGTTTATGGAACGACCATAAATTTGGGTCCGGGTATCAATTCTAACGCAGATGATTTTGCATATTTAGAAGGAAAAGAGCCCAATACAGGATATTTTTCTTCAAACCGGTCAGGAGGTAAGGGTGGTGACGATATCTATAG
Encoded here:
- a CDS encoding type IX secretion system membrane protein PorP/SprF; translated protein: MTTVVTHVIRFLILVLCCAGLYAQQEPNYSQYMYNTMAINPAYVGSSDNFNITANYKAQFTGINGAPETVSLGLESPVTYNLGLGLNITRDALGPSEELNVDGNFSYSLQLSSQTYLSFGLKAGFRVLNVDFRKGVFDNPNDPLFMNNIDNQFLGVLGAGAYLFGDKWYIGLSTPNFFSQEYYNDESTMVNTEKLNLYLIGGYIFDVSSNVKFKPAVLFDYVEGAPMRASLSANFLFLEKFTAGVSYNIDAAVGALAGFQVSDNIFIGYAYDYNTSDFNRYNDGSHEVLIKFSLARKRGATFSPRFF
- a CDS encoding OmpA family protein; protein product: MKRIYIVLFCLIGFNLFAQSQLEKANSLHDRFIYVEAAKEYELYLQTAKKVDPIVYMNMGDTYYNLKDFNKAKEVYEKWYTIVGPNKNNLQGYQYYDTLRFLKEYDKANKVVETYFRERGLNDKLNAHFEERSRFNELLKGDTLYDVKNLDLNSQYADFGGAFDGNTFVFSSSRNKDINKISDRDNTPYLALYKAELDAGQNFINVDLYNEKLETPFHDATVSFSPNSKYLYYASSFQDGKRKVFKGDKRNYFKIYRVDVTSKRFKKELLPFNGDEYSTGHPFVTEDGKKLYFASDMPGGYGNADIYVCDIYEDGTYSKPMNLGPLINSLVDDVFPYVKGNTLYFSSEGHVGYGGLDIYKSVFKDGVYGTTINLGPGINSNADDFAYLEGKEPNTGYFSSNRSGGKGGDDIYSFKYNLKECLQTINGTVFNIDTKEPLTNAVITVFDSDLKEYVKVTTNEKGVYTLELNCGQKYKIEASKLGFSRDALEFSTDILPGHLMNMVDFKLKDLSDTFVTDGVVEKIRIDPIYFEYYRYNINDIAAIQMRKVLNAMVAYPDMIIKIEAHTDQRGTDYFNKILSTNRALATRDWLIEKGINPSRIESAIGYGESQPINICDEESKNCTEVEYSENRRSEFIVVSR